GCAGCACCACATGGCAGGCGACCCTGGCCGTGCTGGAGAGCGCGTTCCCCGGTCTGGGCATGGCCTCGACGCTGTCCCGCCGGACCGACGAGCTGTGGCAGACCATGGACCCCCTCGACCGGACGTCCGCGGTCAAGCTCGGAGTGCCGGCGTGGCTGGACGACGCGGGGATCGTCCTCGACCTCAGCGCCCGCCTCGGCGCGCGGGCGGCGCGGGCGCGGACCCACGGGCTGGCACGCCCGCCGCGCGCATCCCGGCCGTACGCGGGGGCCTTCGTCATCGACACGCTCGACCCGCTGCGCTACCACCGGGCGGTCGGCGGGCCGCGGGCGCCGCGCGACCTGCCGGGGGAGGGGGCCCTGCAGGCCCCGTCCGCCTCCGAGGACGACGACAGCGGCGTCGTGATCGTCGCGAACCTGACGTCGGCGGGCGTGCGCGTGCTGGACTCGGTGGCGCTCTGGCGCTACGCGGGCCGGGTGGTCGCCGGCACGGTGCGCGAGGCGGGCCGTCCGGAGACGCGCGTCCGGGCGCGCCGCGCGCTGCGGGCCCTGCGGCGCGTCGTGGTCGTCGACCCGGACCTCGGGCTCGGCCTGTGCCTCCAGATCGACGCGGCCCGCGTCCCGAGGTGCCTGCTGGCGTTCAGGGTGGACCGCACGGACGGAGCCCCCCGCTTCGTCCGCCCCTGATCAGTCGTCGGAACGCAGCCAGGTGAGGTCGCGCTGCCGGTCGGCGGGCAGCTCGCGGATGTGCTCGACGAGCCGCCACGGCTCGGTCGGCGGCGCTTCCTCGTCCGGCAGCACGCCGCACAGCACCGCGCTCTGCGTGCTGACCGCGACGAACGGCCCGAACCGCGCGACGCCGCCGCCCCGCAGCGACGCCAGCTCGGAGAGCAGCACGGTCACCGCGGCCGCGTCCTTCGGGTCGTAGAGGCCGCGCACAAAGGAGAACAGGTCTTCGGCGAGGACGTCGGGGCGCCGCCCGGACATCTGGTACACCGTGCCCCAGTAGGTGCCGGTGGCCTGCTCCGAGCGCTGGTCGCGGAGCCGGACGCGCAGCCCGCACTCGGCGGCGCACTGCTCGTAGGCCTCCGCGAGCAGCGCCTCGCTCTCCCCCTCCTCGCTCAGCAGCGCCCCGGTGACCACGCCCTCCTCCCGGTCGAGCCGGTCGAGCATCTCGCGGTGCAGTTCCTGGACGTCCTGCTCCACCGCGTCGAGCGTCCGCGCCAGCGCGTGCTGGGCGTCGCGGTCGAGGTCGAGGCCTCCCAGCTCGTCCGACAGGTCGCCGAACTGCTTCTCCAGCCGCTCGACCCGCCCGGTGACGGTCTCCAGCCTCTCCGCGACGTCGGACGGCGGCCCCTCGGGCTGCGGCGGCGGGATGGGAATGCCGACCGGCTCGGTCGCCTCGTCCACCACCCGCTTGAGCACGTCGTGGTCCCGCGCGAGCTCGTTGAGCTGTTTGCGCAGGTTGCGCAGTTCCGCCTGGGCTTGCGGAAGCCGTTTGTCGGACGCCAGGTAGAGCTCGCGTCCGGCGATCGCGAGGCAGAGCAGAACCAGGATCACGGTGGTCATGTGACTCCTCGGGAAGCGGGCTGCGCTCACGACGATAACCACCCCCGGCCGGGTTGGCCGAGTGCGCAGCGGATCCCGTCTGAAACGCCCTAGTTTCCTTTACCCGCCGTCGCCCCGGATACCCTCCGAGATCATTGTCGAGACCCACCCGAAACCCCGCTGAACAGGGCCCTGCGGCCTCCCCGCCCCACCACCCGAACCGCCCCCGGGACCCCGGTGACGCGGACACGAGCCCAAGCCCCCCGGACACTCGCGAGCCCGACTCGCCACCCCCCGAGAACACCAGGGCTCCCGGGGGCGCGGTGGGTCAGCCGAAGAGGCCGCCCAGGAGGCCGCCGAGGATCTCGGCGGCGCCGCCCGCGAGTTCGCCGGCCACGTCGCCCGCGATGTCTCCGGCGATGCCGCCGGCCGCGTCCGCGATCACGTTGCCGGCGACGTTGCCCGCGTACCCGGCGAGCGCGTTGCCGAAGGCGTCCACGGGCGCGCCGCCGACGTAGCCCGCGACGTTCTGCGCGTACCCGGCCGCGTCCATGGCGCCCATGGCCACGCCGCCGACGACGCCCGCCGCCGCGACGCCGCCCACCAGCCCTGCCGCGGCGGCGCCGTGGCCGAAGTGGCGGTGCCCGTGGTGGCCGGGCGGGCCGTGGTGGACGTGGGCCGGCGGCGGGTGGCCGTGCGGCGGGTACGGCGGGGGCCCCGGCGGCGCGGGCGGGGGCGGCCCGGCGTGGGCGGCCGGCGCGTACGGCACCGGCCCCGGCGGCGCCGGAGGGGGTGCCCCGTGCGACGGCATCCCGTGTGGAGGCGCGGCATGGGGCGGGGCGCCGTGCGACGGCATCCCGTGACCGGGTATCGGCGGTTGCGGGGGCGGCGGGAAGCCGTGCCCGGGCGCCGGGGGCATGCCGGAGGGATTCGGCGGGTAACCCTGGTCGGCCATCGGCACGGGCTGCTGCCTGCCGGGCGCCGGCGCGGGGGGCGGGAACTGCGCGTTGCCGTGCGACCCGTACTCGCCCGGCCCGCCGTAGGCGGCCGCGGGCTGCGGCGGTGGCGGGAAGCCCGGGTGGCCGCCGGGCGGCGGCAGCGGCGCCCGCCCGGGAGGCGGCGGGGGGCCGCCCTGCGCCGCCGGGCCGGGCCGGGCCGACCGCGGCAGCGCCGCCGCGGCCTCCAGCCACTGACTGATCTTGGCGTTCCAGTCGGTCTCCGCGGCCTCGGCGTGCGGCACCGTGAACACGCCGAACGACTCGTCGCGCGGGGTGTCGCGGTCCTCGGCGCGCAGGACGAAGGCCATGGCGCGCGGGCTGGCGACGAAGCTCAGCCCGACCTTCTCGATCCGCCCCTGGTGCGACGGCGGCGGGTTGAGGTGGATCTCCTGGTGGAACGGCAGCTGCTGGGACACGCCGCGCAGCTTCGACGACTCGAACGTCACGTTCGTGATCTGGAAGCCGAGCCGGGCGATCGAGGCGAGGACCCACTGCTGGGACTCGAGCGGCTCCACCGAGATCGGGTCGATGTCGCCCGGGTCGGGCTGCCCCGCGACGTCGATCTCGGTGCACATCCCGATGGTGAAGCCCGGGAGCTCGTGGCCGAGGACGGTCGTGAACGGCAGCTCGTACGGCAGCGGGATGGAGAACGCCAGGTCGCGCTGTCCTCCGGCGTCCAACCGGAACCCGCGGGTCAGAGCGCCCCGGTACACCTCGGGCCCCGCGGTCTCGCCGCCGTGGTTCTGCATGCGCGGCATCAGCGCGAGCGTCACCTGCCGGATCTCCGCGGGCCCGGCGCCGCCGCGCAGGTGCACCTTGCCCGCCACGACCCCGCCGGGTTTGCAGTTCGGCTCAGCAAGGATCGTGTCGACGGACGGTCCACCGCCCGCCATATGCCCGTAGGACACAGGCCGTTCCCCTCTCCCACCGCGAGGCGACACGCCTCGCGCCCACCGCCCGCGCGGACCGGCCGCGCGCACCAGAAACTTAGACCCCCTCCACCATGCCACCGGTTCACCCCGCCCGGACCAATCCTCCGATTTCCACCCACGTGCTCGCATCCGCCGATAGGTGCCGCGAGCCACCCCCGGCGACGTCGTCCGGCCGAACCTTGTCCTGGGCGGGCCCGCCCCTTGGCACTTGCCCGGCGCTGGGGCGGCTGCCGTCGGCGCAGGGGCCTGCGGCCGTCCTCGCGCGTGCGGCGGTCGGTTGAGAACGCCGCGGTGAGCATCGAATCGGTCGGTCCCGTGGCCGACGCTCGCGTCGTTCAATGGCCGCCGTCACCGACGTCGCCGGCCCTCCCGCCGCCTTGCCGCGCTGCTCGCCTCGTCCGCGATGGTCTTCGGCGCCGGCCTCGGCCCGTTCCTGGCCGGCGTCCTGTCCGAAGCCCTGCCCGCCCCGGCGCACCGTGCTCATCGCGGGCGCGGCCGCCACGACCGTCTTTCAAAGTCCCGGCCCACTTCGCTCGCCTGGCGGCTCTTGCACCGTCCCCGGCGCGCCCTGCCGGAGTCTGTCTCCTATGGAGTGGTGTCGGGGCGGACCCTGGGAACGTGCGGGTCACGCCGTGCCCGCCGCGCTCCCCTGGGGGTCCTTCGCGGTGGCGGCGGGCGGGGGCCGGCTCCGTGACCGTGTGGTCACTCCCCGCCCGGCGCGCCTGCGGTGGTCAGGTCTCCTTCTGGGTGACGGTCACGGGGGCGTAGGCGAGCTTTTCCAGGGGTTCACGGATCTGGGCGGCGTCGCCTACGGCGATGACGGTGAGGGCGTCGGGGGCGATGTGCTTGCGGTAGGCGCGGGCCACGCCGTCGGGGGTGGAGGCGCGGACCGCGGCCAGGTAGGCGCTCGGGTAGTCGGCGCCCAGGCCGTTGGCGGACACGTCGGCCAGCTCGGCGGCCACGGCGCGGGCCGTCTCGTACTCGGCGGGGGCACGGTCGGCCAGGGCGCGGACGGACGAGCCGTGCTCCTCGGCGTCGATGCCGCGGGACACGATGCCGCGCAGTTCGGTGAGGGCGTCGGCGACCGCGTCGGCGGTGACCTCGGTGTGGACGGCGCCCTGGGCGATGAACAGGCCGCAGTGCCGCATGCGCAGCAGGCCGGCGCGCATGCCGTAGGTGTAGCCCTTCTCCTCGCGCAGGACGGCGTTGAGGCGGGACGTCAGACCGCCGCCCAGGACGTGCGACGCGACCATCAGGGACGGCCAGTCGTGGTGGGAGCGGTCGGGGACGCCGTGGCCGAAGCTGAGGTAGGTCTGCACGGAGCCGGGGCGGTCGACCACGACGATGCGGGCGGCGGACTCGGGCATGATCCGGTCGGCGGTCGGGAGCGGCGCGGCCGAGCCCGCCCAGCCT
The sequence above is a segment of the Actinomadura coerulea genome. Coding sequences within it:
- a CDS encoding sporulation protein, with product MSYGHMAGGGPSVDTILAEPNCKPGGVVAGKVHLRGGAGPAEIRQVTLALMPRMQNHGGETAGPEVYRGALTRGFRLDAGGQRDLAFSIPLPYELPFTTVLGHELPGFTIGMCTEIDVAGQPDPGDIDPISVEPLESQQWVLASIARLGFQITNVTFESSKLRGVSQQLPFHQEIHLNPPPSHQGRIEKVGLSFVASPRAMAFVLRAEDRDTPRDESFGVFTVPHAEAAETDWNAKISQWLEAAAALPRSARPGPAAQGGPPPPPGRAPLPPPGGHPGFPPPPQPAAAYGGPGEYGSHGNAQFPPPAPAPGRQQPVPMADQGYPPNPSGMPPAPGHGFPPPPQPPIPGHGMPSHGAPPHAAPPHGMPSHGAPPPAPPGPVPYAPAAHAGPPPPAPPGPPPYPPHGHPPPAHVHHGPPGHHGHRHFGHGAAAAGLVGGVAAAGVVGGVAMGAMDAAGYAQNVAGYVGGAPVDAFGNALAGYAGNVAGNVIADAAGGIAGDIAGDVAGELAGGAAEILGGLLGGLFG
- a CDS encoding M16 family metallopeptidase; the encoded protein is MSSGLALQPRPVPGPVPAWAFPAGTAGRVPAGPATLRCDLPGRRLAAVRLVLHAGAGREPSSLDGVATLASRALLEGTEPGGGTALTAAFERLGASLYAHADLTALRIALDVPTTRLGAALDLFSSVVRRPALDDADVRRLVRERLEEIAQEDADPGTRAMRELRAVLFPGQARASRPTGGTPDSVGALQGSHVRDFYGSVVPAEATAVVAGDLAGTDADGALTAALEGWAGSAAPLPTADRIMPESAARIVVVDRPGSVQTYLSFGHGVPDRSHHDWPSLMVASHVLGGGLTSRLNAVLREEKGYTYGMRAGLLRMRHCGLFIAQGAVHTEVTADAVADALTELRGIVSRGIDAEEHGSSVRALADRAPAEYETARAVAAELADVSANGLGADYPSAYLAAVRASTPDGVARAYRKHIAPDALTVIAVGDAAQIREPLEKLAYAPVTVTQKET